ggccttcccaaaaaaaaccttaaacagcttcaaatgatacaaaatgcagcagccagaattcttacaaaaacaaaaagaactgaccacataacccctatactgaaatacctgcactggctcccagtaagttacaggattgactttaaagcactgctgcttgttttcaagtcacttaatgggatagggccaaagtatctatctgacatgtttcagcagtacgtacaactcagatctctcagatcgcagcatacatttctattagtaaaacccactgtccaaactaaacaaggtgaagcagcactcagccactatgcggttcacctctggaaccaacttccagaagacttctagactaaagaccaaacttttctcagatgccttctgctaactggccatgaacagttcctttgaagtattattgcttactgtagtagactagtgattgttattattctttttatgcttttatttcctatattttactatttttatgccttaatgttctcttgcttttattttctataatttactgtttttatgatcatgcactgaccttttgctttttttttatgtgaagcacattgttgtgcatgtatgtaaagcacattgaattaccacggtgtatgaattgtgctatataaataaaattgccttgccttgccttgccttaatAATTTGTATAGCTCTGGTAATGCACCACCTGTGTGCAGAGAGGGGATGCCTGTCCTGGAGATGCACTCAGCTAAGCCTATGTATGTTCATGGTAGGCTAATAGATAAATGAGTGATGATAAAACAGTACATGCTTTGAATTCCTTAGATATAGCTATGCTGTGCCTAAGCAGACTGGATGGCATGCATCAGATgacttgagacttgacttggACCTGTGACCAAATACCTGAGACTTGACTTGGACTCGAGCTCaaagacttgagacttgacttgAATTTGCAAAAAAAGACTTTTGAGCATCTCTGCCGGTATATGGATTAAACTAAGGTGAGATAATTTCGGTGTGTAATTATATCGCATTATTCTTGGGCTTTTACTTTGAATGTTACCGTTTCCCATCGAGAAATCCCGACCGGAAGCGACCTTCTGTATTTAGGCTAAATTCACGCCTCTAGTTTAACTCGGCTTCACTTGCCGCTAGCGTGACTGCTGCCCAACACCTATGGCATGGCTGTTCAAACGAACACAAGAGTGCTGCTCAACAAAGTACGAGGTATTTTACAGTTCATACAGAAGCGACATCGGGTGAAAACTAAATGGGTAAGGTGAGAGAATGGCTGGTTTATGACGCATATGCATAACTTCATTGTCGAGTTGATCTTTATGAAATGATGAGCAGCTCAAGCTATGACCTTCTCATATCTAGATAACGTGCGTTGGACTGGATGCTAACTTAAGTGGTTGTGTCTAACAATACAATCAATTGTTACCGCGTAGTGTGATGATGATTCTTTGCTTTTCTAAATCAGTTTTTGGTTCTTTTCTTTCAGGCAGCTACCTCGCCAAAATTATCAGCCACTGATCTTGCTCTGCAGAACCATGATGTAATGTACAACATGCAACTTGGAGAGTTGTGGCCTTCGGTACGTGTTGGCTTGCTTACTGAGCAGAAATATGGTGCTCTGGTCAACAACTTTTCATGTGACGACACTGTCATGTATCTACAGTCCCTTGGTTGTCAGGACTTTATCGCCTCAAGTTTACACATGGAGGGTTCTAAAGCAGCAGACTCTGTAATTCCACCATACTCTGAATCGCTGCAATTTGATCAGCCCATTGAAGGAACCTACACTGATTTGACAAGAGCCTCCATCAGTCCAAACGTCAAATGCTTTGTGTTTCCCAAAGGAGACATCTCTCGCTTCAAGCCAGCAAGGTGAGAATAATGTTTTTGATGGTAATATTTTGGGCTGACTGACATGACAAGTACCAGAAAGAAATATTATGACAGATGGCAGTGCTGCAACTCTTTCACTGCATGGTCTGTACTACATATCTCCCTGGGATAATTTGGGCCCCAAGTTATCTAATTTTCAGAATTACCTTGCTTCTTTTAATTGGGTTGATCAGCCCATTCATGTTCATTGGCACCTGTGGGTATCATATCTGCAATGGTACGTCATTGAACGTGTCACGTCTTCATTTGTCTACGAGTGTTATATTCCGCTACTTTATTGGTCAGAATTTAAAGTTGGTGGTTGTTTAATTGCCAGTATCTGACAAAGAACCCCCGTAAACAGTTAATTATGACTATCGATTAATACATTACCTATCGCCAACTATGATTCAGCTAAAACTTAAGAGGCGCACAGACAACTTACAACCCGAGCAACAGAGCACAGACAACCTAGAACTAGAACCTAGAATCGTCTTTAAAAATGTACATGCAGCTGTGAGGCcttgctcatacacacaattaTCTAAAAACATGGCCATGTCATCCTGAAACTCAAATGTAAAGAGGAAGGGATCCTTAGCACTACTGTCATCCTCTTCCTGGACTACTTTAATATCATTTTGGTGGTCAACTTGCTCCAACAGCTGCATTATTTCATCAACTGAATTATTTCATGTAAAGCTAGTCAAAtgatttatttgcatttatttttacATAATTCAttatgtaaagaaaaaaaaaatgaattcataCAATTTGTTATCATGGATAGAATTTCATCATCATAACTTAAATGTCTGAGGTCCTATAGAGACTCCGTTAGGAATAGTGTTGTATGCATGCGCAAAATAAACAACCTTCGGGAAAAGGGCAATTGAAGACAGCCTTTTTTCAAACTTGACGACCTTTGACAACTTTGCGCAATATGACATTTCTTCCTCCATTTCTCCTATAGGCCAGATAGCTGTGGATATTTGAGCTATTACCTTATGGATGCGGCCTCAGTATTACCTGTCCTCGCTCTGAATGTTCAGAAAGGACAGTCAGTGTTGGATCTCTGTGCTGCTCCAGGGGGCAAGACCTTAGCCCTTCTTCAGACACAAGCTATCAGTAAGGCAGTAGAGAAGTcatggttgtttgttttttgtttgtttttaattgttGTCAGTAGATTCTACACATTTTGATGGATTGTTTTGGGTAGTTACCAGATAACTGCATTAGGACACAAGTATGCATCAAGCTACTTTTGTGAAGAATCAGTCTAAAACATTGAGACTCTTGTTTACAGATAGTTTAttagtgtgtcagtgtcatttttgttcttttcaGGGTTTCTTTGGGCTAATGACTGGTCAGGGTCTCGTATGTCTCGCCTCCAGAGGACTCTTAAATCCTGTCTCCCCAGTGAGCTCTGTTCAGAGGACAATTTATGCATCACTTCTTTGGATGGACGTAAATGGCAGGAAGTTGGGGAAAATGGAACCTTTGACAAAGTAAGTTTGAAATTTACTCTCAATGCATTTGTCCTCCTCTTAAGCATTAGTGAACACACAATGAATCACTCCGATCATTTGTGGTTTTAGGTTAATATCGACTGCATGCAATGCCTTTGGATAGAAATTCAGGAAATTTGGATGTTCTGTCAAACATGGTTTTCTAAAACTCCTGTCCTTCCTATAGGTCCTGGTGGATGTTCCATGTACTACTGACAGGCACTCTTTAGTGGAAGAGGACAACAACATATTTAGTCGTTCTAGgacaaaagagaaacagagtctACCTCTGTGTCAGACTCAGCTATTACTGTGAGTAAACCCCTCTGAGGAACTCTTGTTTTCTTAACCCTCTAGACAGGTTCAGGCACTGTAGGGACTCTTAACCCTCTAGACAGGTTCAGGCACTGTACGAGCTCTGTACAAGGGACTCAGACGAGCTCTGATATTTTAGGAATATATTAAACAGCTGTGGTTCTAAATGTTGCCAGCCCAAGTCCAACTACAATACTATGGTGAAAGGTGTCATCCAGCGGACAGTGAGATTACAGTTGATGTTAACGATATTAGCTGCCTCAGAACAGCCAACCAATCATTAATCGATCTGTTTCAAATGTATAAACTAATTGACTCTGCTGTTGCAATGGTTAAAGGGTCCtctttttttgaaaatgtattaaCGCAACGCAAGCTGCGGTTTTCACCTCTTAACAAATGAGGAGGCGATATGTCAAAAACGCAACACGTTCTATGACTTACCATGCAGATAAGATAACTCTGGCAGATATGATATCCACAATAAGGAACGCTGCAGGAAGTCAATCACACTTTATAATGACTCTCCTCTGTGCCAAGAGAGGACGCTCCTTCTCTGAATGGCAAACTACAATTGCACAATACACACCTATTTGCAGTTATAGATATAGCTTTCCTTAAAGTTAAATcacatttgtattgtatttatatttatcttgtGTATTAGTTCTGTAAATGCATTTTTCATATCCCTGCTAGTGCATATCACTAGTGATTTATGGGCCaagccaagccacacctccagTTGATGTTGATCAAattcacatttatttttaaccTTGCTAATTTTGATTTTTAGATTAGAAATGTTTCTGTGTTCCATTAAAGTGATGGTCTCAACCCAATATGCCTATACAAAATGTGTTATGTATTTGGTTGCACAAATGGCAAGTCACTTAGTCCAAGGTTGCATTGTGTACATAGAAATTTgcaacaaaatgcaaaacatcaATGTAGCCTACATTTTGCAGACTACTACTTATATTTGGCATTACCAATTCTGAAGTATCTGCTGGTATTGTATGT
This window of the Clupea harengus unplaced genomic scaffold, Ch_v2.0.2, whole genome shotgun sequence genome carries:
- the nsun4 gene encoding 5-methylcytosine rRNA methyltransferase NSUN4 isoform X2, translated to MAVQTNTRVLLNKVRGILQFIQKRHRVKTKWAATSPKLSATDLALQNHDVMYNMQLGELWPSSLGCQDFIASSLHMEGSKAADSVIPPYSESLQFDQPIEGTYTDLTRASISPNVKCFVFPKGDISRFKPARPDSCGYLSYYLMDAASVLPVLALNVQKGQSVLDLCAAPGGKTLALLQTQAIRFLWANDWSGSRMSRLQRTLKSCLPSELCSEDNLCITSLDGRKWQEVGENGTFDKVLVDVPCTTDRHSLVEEDNNIFSRSRTKEKQSLPLCQTQLLLSALQAVRVGGEVMYSTCTLSQLQNQCVVEQAMSLAKEELGISAEVVDLQPFTALFQDTFYFAPDMNVGVMVLPHLTANFGPIYFCKLRRLS
- the nsun4 gene encoding 5-methylcytosine rRNA methyltransferase NSUN4 isoform X1 translates to MAVQTNTRVLLNKVRGILQFIQKRHRVKTKWAATSPKLSATDLALQNHDVMYNMQLGELWPSVRVGLLTEQKYGALVNNFSCDDTVMYLQSLGCQDFIASSLHMEGSKAADSVIPPYSESLQFDQPIEGTYTDLTRASISPNVKCFVFPKGDISRFKPARPDSCGYLSYYLMDAASVLPVLALNVQKGQSVLDLCAAPGGKTLALLQTQAIRFLWANDWSGSRMSRLQRTLKSCLPSELCSEDNLCITSLDGRKWQEVGENGTFDKVLVDVPCTTDRHSLVEEDNNIFSRSRTKEKQSLPLCQTQLLLSALQAVRVGGEVMYSTCTLSQLQNQCVVEQAMSLAKEELGISAEVVDLQPFTALFQDTFYFAPDMNVGVMVLPHLTANFGPIYFCKLRRLS
- the nsun4 gene encoding 5-methylcytosine rRNA methyltransferase NSUN4 isoform X3; the protein is MGKAATSPKLSATDLALQNHDVMYNMQLGELWPSVRVGLLTEQKYGALVNNFSCDDTVMYLQSLGCQDFIASSLHMEGSKAADSVIPPYSESLQFDQPIEGTYTDLTRASISPNVKCFVFPKGDISRFKPARPDSCGYLSYYLMDAASVLPVLALNVQKGQSVLDLCAAPGGKTLALLQTQAIRFLWANDWSGSRMSRLQRTLKSCLPSELCSEDNLCITSLDGRKWQEVGENGTFDKVLVDVPCTTDRHSLVEEDNNIFSRSRTKEKQSLPLCQTQLLLSALQAVRVGGEVMYSTCTLSQLQNQCVVEQAMSLAKEELGISAEVVDLQPFTALFQDTFYFAPDMNVGVMVLPHLTANFGPIYFCKLRRLS